DNA sequence from the Coffea eugenioides isolate CCC68of chromosome 9, Ceug_1.0, whole genome shotgun sequence genome:
ttttttgttgaaatttttgatgtttggggcATAAACTTTATGGGTCCTTTTCCATTATCCTATGATTTCTTATATATCTTGCTTGCAGTTGACTATGTGTCCAAATGGGTGGAGGCGAAAATCACCCGAACTAATGATTCTAAAGTGGTTGCAGAGTTTGTTAGGTTTAACATCTTTGTTCGCTTTGAAATGCCAAGAGCTATGGTGAGTGACAGGAAAACACACTTTTACAACAAGACAATGACTGCTTTATTCCGAAAATATGATGTGCTTCACAAGATATCCACGTCTTACCACCCGCAGACGAATGGTCAAACTGAAGTGTCAAATAGAGAAATTAAGTTGATTTTGGAGAAGATGGTTCATCCGGACAGGAAGGATTGGAGTTCAAAACTGGAAGATGCACTATAGGCATATCGAACCGGTACAAGACGCCAATTGGGATGTTGCCCTATAGATTAGTATTTGGGAAGTCATGCCACATCCCGGTGGAATTTGAGTATAGGACATTTTGGGCGATTAAATAGTGCAATATGGATTTCGAGGAAGCCGGAGTACATAGAAAGTTTCAATTGCAGGAGTTGGAAGAATTGAGAAATGAAACTTATGAGAATGCACTCATTTATAAGGCGAAGAGCAAACTTTTTCATGATCAACAAGTCTTGAGAAAAACGTTTGTGGTTGGGCAAAAAGTTCTTCTTTATCACTCGAGACTTAAATTTTTTCCAGGTAAGTTGCATTCTCGGTGGATTTATCCGTTTGTAGTTActaatgtttttcattttggtgTAGTGAAGATCCAGAGTTTGAAGATGGAAAAAAGTTCTTGGTGAATAGCAATCGTCTGAAACCTTACTATGAAGGATTTTCCGTTGAGAAAGTTGGGTTCATGCAAATCAAGAATCCAATTTATTCTACTTAAGAGTTCCGACCAaatctagccaaagacgttaaagaaagacgctgcttgggaggcaacccaaggccctttgttttagttttcttatatttctagagtttttgttaagtgttagttgcaTTAAGCGATTTGCTGCTTTTGTGGCAGGAATAGTTGGGCGTACCCTCGTCTAGTGGTCACGCCTAAGGAATGAATTTTTAATTTAGTGGGCAGAAGACCCTTCActagttagacgtgcccacgccagatggTCATGCCTAAGGCATGAATTTTCTTCGTTTCGGCAGAAGACTCGACATGAGttaggcgtgaccacctggtaTTAATTTTCAAGGGTTGGTCAGAAGATTCGAgggcagttaggcgtgcccacgtctAATACAGTGttaaaaatatacatatatataaaatagaaaataaaaaaaaaagtgaaaggaTGAAATTGCCCTTTCTTACTtcctctctctatatatatacacatatataaagGGGGTGCCCTattcttcttctctcttttctttctcttttttttcttccttttctttctcttctccttTCCCTTTTCTCCCTTTCCCGTTGCTGCCTTCCACCGTCGCACTTTGCCCGCCGTTCGCGCGCCACCCACCAACAACGCCATATCGCGCGCACATCTAAGCCGTCTCCACCACGCGGCTAGTCCGTTTCGTTCGCGTCGTTCAGGCCGTCAGCCACTGCATCCGTGCAACTGTTGCCCAGGCTCGCTATCTACTGTAGCGCATGCACTCGGCCACCGTTCTGTGCTACCGCCACCATGCGACCGTCCCTCGTCATTCGCTGGCTGCTTGCCGTTCTGTCCATCGCCGACGCTCAACTTTAGTCCCTCACTGTCTGCTCTTACATCAGGTTGcttctttccttaattttctctttttcttaaCTGAGGACAGACTATTGATTTCTTAGCTGATGACAAATAAATTGTGCCTTTTGAGATACTCTGAATTCTTGTTTTGCTACTCCTTGATGTCTGTTTAATTTGATATCAAGGTTGATTGTGTTTGGGGTCTTTCCTGTGAATTTGGAACTGGACATATTTTGAATGATCAGAACAATATAGGGTTCTAATTTGTGCCTTAAGCACTACACCCATACCTATTCACTTTCTCTAAGTTTGGTGTGACACTGATTTCTCGCTTGTTGTCGACCCATTATTATCCCAAATGACGAAAAAGCATGCTAAAATGCAATCCACAGCCAGCACTTCTTTACCCCAACCCACTATTCCTTTGAGTGGACCTTTCCAAACAACTATTTCGGGTGGTCCCCAATCCCGCCTCGTGAGGAATAAGGAAGTTCACCTCTCTTCCCCAACCCACTTTGGTAGGCATTTGACCTTCACTAAGGCAGCTGATAAGGAACAGTATGTAGCGCTTGTACAAGGAAAATTATTCCTTGTAAATTCATCCTGAGCTTCACTAATTTTCTGTTATGACTCCTGATGTGGTTCGTTTTCAATTGATGGGTAAAGAATTCAAACAGTCCATTACTGAATTCAATTTGGCTTTTGACTTTATTGATATCCCATATTCTCAATCTACTGAATATATGAAGAGTGCCTGTGAATACAATGAACCTTTTTTCTCCCATAACACTGGCTACTGGAAAGATTTGTCAGTTGACATCCAATTTTATGATCCTAGCCAATCTAAGGCCTCCTACCTCAAGAACCTCGTTTTTCGTTATCTTTACCGTTTCATGGCTTATAGTTTCTCGAGTAGGAAGGACAGTTCGGGTACTTTAACCAAATTggagttcttttttatttggtgtATGGTTGTTGATGTTAACTTGGACTGCTGGTTTGCTTTTCACCTCCGAACTGTCTTGAACAAGAAAAATAAGCCATTAATTTTGGGTCCATTTATGACTTATTTGGCCGTTAATCTTGGAGTTATGGATTTGACTAATCATAATCTGCATTTGGCATGCAATATGGAACCccttgatttggcttgtttgGAGAAAATGAGTTTAGTTCAGTAGGTCAACGGTGTTTTCCAGTTCACTTCCCCAGGGCCAATCCAGCTCCCACCACAGCGGAAAGCTTCCAAAGCCACCGCCTCTCATACTGACGGTACTTCTACTGATGCTCCTGGTCCTTCGACTTCAGCACCACCACCATCATCTTCTGAAGTTAGGCAGTCATCTAATCTCCGCTTCCAGTTACATCAGATGGATTCTCGACTGGAGCGGATCGAGCACCAGGTGTCTTGTATGGCACAGAACTTCGCTCAGTATTTCAACCACGTGGGTTTCCGTCCACCCTTTCCTCTTGAGTCTTAGTCCATTGGTACCCTCCTCCGTGTTTAGGGACGTGTCATTGTTctctttacttctttttttattctttcttgcTTATATTGgggacaatgtaagatttaggtgtgggggtgGGTGTATCTTAATTAACTAGGCTACGCTTGTTTTTCTTGTTAATTTTTGGGCTATGATGAATGCAATCATCGTAAGTAGTGAATTCATGCCAATTaggtatttttatttttctcaatgaTGAATATGCTGAACTTGACATAATTTTGACCACTTGTGAGATTTTTGGGCTTATTTTTTTCGTTTGTTGAGTGGTTATTGCATatggtttgtcattctagaatttGCTCAGTTATGCATGTCAAGACCACATTTAATtgaatttgatgcattaaaatgaCGAGGGCACTTAAGATTAACCAATTTTGATTTTCGTAAAGCAACTTACCCATATTTTATTGTCCTTTAGTGAGCCAATTTGAgcctttaacaaatttttttgtttgataacCCTAATTGTTAGCCAAAAAACCTCCTTTTAAactttctcgttgaatcttgTGTTAAACAAATGCTTTGATTTTATTGCATGGGAATTTAGGATATTAGTTGAGAGGCAGTAAATTAGAAATGCAAGTATGACAAGTGAAGTTGATTTTTAAGGTGTCggtattgaaaaaaaaaaagaaaaagaaaaaaaagaagaaaaaaatccagaaaacaaAGTATGTTGCAATGTGCTTTCGTGTATAATTCTTATATTGTGACAAGTGCCGACAATTACTTTCACTTGTTAGGTTGTTGATATGCCTTGGAGGTGAAAATTTGTAAGAACCTGTGCAAtgaatttttggtcattttcttTGACATTTTTACACGTTAAAATTCCTTTTTATCCTACCCCTTTACCCGATCCCCATTACAACCTTGTGAATTCcctttgatttttgcatttaaTTCATAATTAAATGGTGGAGATGCGATATATGAGCACGTTTATAGTAATGTCACTCCATTGTGTCGATTTGAGAGTTAATTATAACCCTTTACGCTTTGGAGTGAATGAGTGCATACACTAAATTTTCTATGAGGATTGTCAAATTTGGTATATTCTAATTTTGATGAATGTTGTTGGGGAAGGTTGGATGCCTATTTTGGTATGAATTGCTAGAGATTGTTCGATATATTGATTGCATCTCTGAGTTAGtatatgcttgaggacaagcataaCTTAGATGTGGGGGAGATTGATTGGGTTTAAAATAtatgttaattttattaatgTTTTCTCTCTCACAGGATTAGATATTTCactaattcattttttttgtaggAATTTTGATAATTGGTGGTTATCATGGGGCTTGAAGACAAAAGAAGGTTTAAAGAGATAATTGTTGAAGATTTTTACCTGTTAGACGAGGGCGCGCATAATTCCAACTTTTAAGTCCAGATTCTCGGGATTCAGTGCACGTGAGAAGGTTTCAAAAAAATGCATCAAGGCTGATTTCCGAAAATGTTGGGATTGACTCCTTCAATTGGGATGATTAGTAGTCAGTGGCGGAGCTAGGAATTGCAATTAGGGAGGGCGAGTCTCTGTTATTTGGACCAAGTCCAAATAACTTTCAAACATTATTGTTTGGGTTCTTGAGAGGGGGgcaaagtgaaattttttatcaatattttggggggggggcaaaacaatataataaaaatttttttacttagaaatttttttttataacaattGGAGGGGGGGcaaaacaatataataaaaaaatttttactcagaatttttttttttaacaattggaGGGGGGGCGGTTGCCCCCCTGGCCCCCCTTCCCTCCGCCCCTGTTAGTAGTCTACTAGTATTATGAGATTCCCTTGTTATCTTTTAATTATTAGAATGTCTGTTAAGATATGATTGGGGGAGGGATTAATTAGTTAGCTACAAATTAGGAATCTAGTGGGGTCACtctgaaaaaaaaagggcagaACCAGTTGTTTTAGGCCGTCTCTTCATATTGGGAGAAGGAATTGAGAACTAAAAAGAAGAAGGGGAGAAATTTTCTGCAGTTCATTTTCACTTTgcgtttttctcctttttctgtGAATTTCTATGAAGAAAACGTTCTTTGTTCTTTCTTGGCTATTTTGTGGAAATTCCTCTATGACACATAATTAAACCCTCTGTCTACTCAAAGGTCAACTCAAAGGCATGGTCTAGAATCATATGTGAGATCGAATCGATTtttcttatttccttttcttcatcACTATTTTTATGTTTCCTGAATTACGTGTTTACGATTAGTTGGTTGATCGAATATCTTGGGCCCGGTGTTTATATTAGCCGAATAATCTACTGCCAAattaactaaattgaatccATAATTGTTCCTTTGGTTAATATTAGTGGTAACCAATATAATTGGGTTCATGTTGGGGAAACATAGAATCtaacttaaataaaccctcttagcatGTTTATTGGTTAGGCTTGGGTTTTTCTAATTACTAATGCAATCGGTAAATTAAACTCCTATGGTCGTGCCCAGGgttattttctggttagggAGATAGTCAAcagtcgtaccttgactgtcgaaagaGTAAGGAAAAACTGGCTATCAGAGCTTGTTGGTAGCTTTAACTAACCTAGTAATGGAGGAATAGAATATCTTTGCGTCAGTGATTATATATTTGGACCAGTCCTGAGAAGTTGAACCTTTGAATAGAATTTTATTTACCGTTGTTTCTATCTAATTATTCCTTGTTGGTATTGTTGAGTTAATcaaattgcatttaatttttattgttcTTTATTATTGTCCATTTAAATCCCCCATTTTCCTTAGCTTAAAAAAGAAACGAATTCCTGCCCATTCCCTGAGGAGAcaaccctacttgccactgtcttcAAGTTAATAATTTCTGTCAGTTAGTCAATTCTAGTATATCGGATTAAACAAACTCTTCAGAGCTAGGGTAAATCAAGTAACTCATTGCACATCCAAAGTCCCTGTTCCAGTACCAGGAATTGATTGTTAACTGCCTTTGGTAGTAGTtagatttttattattgtatagACTCGACACCTGTCATATACACAAGTAGAGTTTTAAAACTCTCTTGATGACCAATTACTCTTAACTCTCTTGATGGACAACTACTCTAAGAGTAGTTGGTTCTATAAACCGATTGCGTCGTTGAAAATGTGCCGTACAAGCACTTGTTGAAATCCTCTACTACTTCCTGAAACCATAATAGATGATAGGAGATGAAATAAGGAAACTAAAATAAGTTTGGACAAGTTTGGACAATCCAAGGAGTTATTATAGGAATACAGTGTGAGATGACAAAGTTGTCTTAGCAGCAGGAGATGAATAGTTAGTAAATGAATCAGCGGCAGAATAAATGGCACCAAAAAGTAAAAAGGAATAAGCACCAAGATTGATgaatcaatcccaaggttcttctCGCAATGGGAATATGTTCTTGTACTGTTTACGCTGCAGTTACACTCAAGTCAAAGCCGCAAATGGGAAGACCGCCAATGATGCCTCCAACAAAGGTTTCAGGGCCACCTTAACTGCCAAATATGGCAAATGGGTATTTTCCCCAGTTCAATTCACACCCTCGGTTGGCAGATGCAACGGGTCTTTGTATCAGCCGGTCCCTTGTACTTTCTTGATTCTTTGTTGCATGGAGAGAATTGAGCTTGAATGCCAAAAGTCTAAAGAACTAGATAGAATTTTTCAACTTATTGACTGAAAATATCATGCGAATTTAGGTTTGGATGGAggagcagaaaaagaaaaaaagagaccTATATGAAAGCTTTTTAGGGTACTAGTTATTAACAAGAGTTGCCTTTTAAAATTGTCAGGCGCCATTTCACAAAAGGGAAACCAGTGGATGCAATAGGGAAAGTAGCAAAGAGGACTTGCTTTCGCTTATTGTTTCTCCTGAGATTTTACAACATGATTGCAGAATCTGATCAGTTTTGGGTTGCTTCCAAGAAGCAAAAGCAATCATCAGCAATAAAAACATAGTAAAAACCTGGAAATCGCTCTCACCTGTATTCTGTGTTTGCCCAGTTTCCCGATTTAGCACCAAACAAATAGTGGATTGAACTCGATAAATTGAGCATACATAAGAGCCTTGGAGTCCTCAGATTTTTTGAAGTTACATATATAATCTTTCAACTTTTGTAGTATAAACAGTATAATTGCGTTAGAATCTACTTATTCACTGATTTAATTGAAACcaacactacaacaaaaaaggCCTTTAGCGGCATTTAAAGGTGTCAGTATATAATATCTAACCTGACACTTTATCTATCCTGACACCCAGGgcgagtgttgtcccttccaatgtggggatagcctcaaatctttagcagcattcaaatgtgtcagGCAAACCATGCTGCTATATCTTTACCTCTGCCAACAAAATCCTTTTTTTGTGATAATAGAAAGTGTCTATATAGCGTTAGGACATCAGTAGGGAATCAGTAGGATATCAAATTTATGAAGGCATCTTGAGTTGTCTTAATATATGGCTTTAAGGACACATAGCCATGTGAATCTACAATGTGTTGGACGACATGCCCATTTGTTATTAGTGTTTTTCGAAGCTTAagctatgctgacacttttaattgccaggagaattttctctatttttttttttatatggaagCAACCTGCAATTAGTCCTCCCTGCTGTACATTCCATCAACCAGAATCCCAAGGGACTTGTAAATTTATCCCAAAGAGCAGAATGCAGATAGCAATGTAAAAGAAGAAGTCGATACTGAAATATAATTCATTGAATTAAAAGTCGATAACAAGTGCTAAAATCGCAAACAAGTGCTAAAAGCAAGTACTAAAATTCCAAACCAGTACCAAAAGATTGTCATTTACAATAACTTGAAAGACTTTCTTGTGCACAAACTAAAAGACTCTCATCCCTAACAAGTTGAAAGAAGTAGAAGtagcttccaaactttccaTTTTGTTGAGAGTCCTCAGTCATAACCATGAAGTCCCCATCATTCTTCAGCTGTTTCCACCTGTGCACAAAAGACCAAGGGGATCATTAGATCATTATAGCTAGAactaaaattccagaaaatctGCTATGTATTTAAGTGCATATCTCACCAAATGACAAGGCCAAGCAACTGGTGCACCAAGTGCATCTTGAATTGTTTGCTGCAAATCATACGGTCTAATCAATTGCTCACGTGGACTCATTGCAACTTGTATATGTATTTCACACCAGTTTGGCCCAAGAGCTTGTCCCCCGACCTCATCCAATGGATTCAGACTCCGTAAATATCCCTTTGCCACGATTTTTGTTGGGTCAAACAAACTTTTTAGTGAAACCATATTCCCTACCTAGCAAACATccaacaagtacaagaatcaaacTCATGCCAAATTCCAGATTACAAATGCAAAAGTTTAGAAGTTGTAAATACTTACTCGAATAGGTCACGTGGCTCGCGATGGAGCATGGCTTGACACATTGTTagatgatgatgaaggatgTCTTGGGCTGTCAATTGGAGAGCCCCTTCCATGTTGAACTAAAACCATTTTCTTCAAGCTGGCTATTTCATCATCTTGTCGCTGAAGCCTTTCCTCCAAACGGACCAATGTTGACTGTTGTTGAACACTTATACGGTAGTATGTGTTACGACTAGGAATGTCTTCCCATAAGTCCGTTGGATTCACACCGTCACTAAACAAGCGAACATGACCATGTTTGTCTTGCCCAACCACCTGGGCAAATATATCATCACGACCAACTGGATCTTGCGAATCCGATGGAAGCTGATTTTTCAGCTCAGTCAGTTTTTCCTACATAATAAAGGAAAACACTTGTTATTGCAAAAGACTGTCTGAAAACATCCATGGTAGAATTGATAGGCTTGTGTTCTGGGATCCTTACCAAATTCTCAGCAACTATGGTACTTGATGGAGTTCCATCGGCATGGGTATAAAACTTATTGAATATTTCTACTCTAGTAGGAGGTCTTCCCAACTGTTTGGACTATAAGAAATTGAATCGttttaattatagttttagcatttagcatataattaaaaaacaagCTAACATAATGAAACATGTACGagcaaaaaaaattagcaactaGAAAGTTGATGAGGTATCACCAAGTGGTTCCGAAGATGagcaaatgatttttttccgATTGTGTGgttcatcttcttctcccctCTAGCTTTCTTGTTCTTCTCACTTAgtttctaaatttcaaaatcaaaagcaagatTACAGCATTGAATAAACACAACTTTATGAAGAATGTTGTAGCTGATTTGTACCTTTGCTTCTTCACTTTTCCAATAAGCCCAAAGTTTGATCCATTGCTCTTCCCGTACCCTTATGTCCTTTTGAAACCGAGCTTCAGCATTTGGCACGGCAGGATCAAAATAGTTAGCCTTTAAATCTGCCTTCCAGCTTCTCCATTTTTTGCCAATTGATCTTAAGGTCCAAGCTTCCAGTCCCATAGGCAAAGCAAACCTTTCCTAAAACGTAGTTAGCAACAAGAAAATCAACACAACTTCACAGTAATTTTTGTACAAAGCATACATAATACAAAAGCTACCATTACCTTTATCACTTCTAACATGTCCATTTTAAGTTTCCTTGGCATCTTAAGCCATGTTTCAACATCTACTGGACAATACATACCATTCCTAGCCAAACTGCCCAAGAATTCAGAGAAAGAGGTTTTCTCACTTATTGGGATCCCATTGTCATCGAGTTTAATCTCAATCCGTGGAAGTTCCTTAGGCCGACCCCAAATTTCTTTCATAAATGTAGGGCCTCGGGTTTTCTGATGTACTTCACTTGAATCATTTGTAGTTTCTTTTCCtgtataaaataagaaaaatgtgcaagttATGAACATAACAAAATGCACTTCTGGAATTGGTTCAAAATAGTTAGTAATACCTGCATTGTCCGAGTTGCATGACATGAAGGTGGTGTCACTGGAATGTGGACCTCGAGAATCCTAATTTGGACTTTCTTCAGTTGCTTCATGCCTTGTTCCAAGTGGAGATTGTTGAATTGGAGAGTTCTGGCAGTGCTCATGCGACTAACCTCCATCAGCTTGTTGAGTGACTTGGTCACCTGATTCATGTATTATTCCCAATGTAGAATTCTGAATTGCAGATTGAGGTGCCCGAGCAGCTTCTCCTTGCACTTGTTCAATTacattttcatggcttgttccAAGTGGAGGCTGCTGCCTTGTTTCATGACATGAGGGAGGTTGCTCAATTGGTTCATCTCTCAATCCATTTGCAGCGCGCTTACATTTTCGACCTCTACGGGCCATACCTGCATAATATTTGAGTGAAGAAAGGGACAAATgtaaatgtttaaaatttattgGAGCAAACACTCTACCTATAGTTTCTTTAACTTACAAATGCTATTATAAAGAAGTACTACTTAAACAATAAACTGGCATGACAAGTAACAAATGGCATTCTTCAAGAATAAACCAGGGGAAGACTATGGAGCTGTCAACAGAATAGAGAAACAAATGGGGAATATACGATTCAGTGCAGCAACTAAGTTGCCGATGATCTGAGATatgtaaattttctttttttttaataccaatttttctacaaaactgAGTAGGTAAACTCTGAATTTAAGGATTTGAGGCACTTAAGTAGTTATAATTGAGGGTTGTTTCAACCTCTGCAGCTTAAGGATTTAAGGATAATGTATTCTACCaacaaatacacacacacaccaaACTTAAAGTCTTGTGAGATATATAAACTAAGATTAAATCATTTCCAACCCAACTCAAAGAGTAAAGCTGgttaaacttttcatttcttccttctcggCCAACTCAACTTTTATTCACCTTTGTTGTTTAATTTCTCTCAAAATTCACTAGCTTTTCAGGTCTCAAGTTTACTAAAATGAATCATGAATGACAGGGTCAAGATGTTATATACCAGATTGCCTTAGAGTTTCCAAATACACCATATCAAACCCAACTCATTGTCACTTCAGCGAGCaaacaaaattccagcaatataCCTCCTAAGTTTCATTaacatttcatcttttattggaTGAAAACACTAAGCACTCAGTATTTATTCTATCCTTGCTTAATCTGGATCAAACAATATGTACCTTCAACACATAATTCCAGCAAAAGCAACCGTAATTCAGTCCTCAGCTAAATGCAGATTTTCAGTAGCTAAACAGTCAAGTACAAGACTGTTTTCCTCCCCCCCCTAACTTCCTTACTTTCCTCCTCCTAACTCAACATGCAGGGAGTAATTATCCGACTAGTTTTGCAAGTAAATATTCTATAAGATCAGAGATAAACATATTCCATGCAATCCTAGCATAATTCTCCATAGAAAATTCAGATAACAAGCTGTAACTCAAGTAACAACTCTCGGTTATCAcagttttcttttcccttcaacttttaatcattttaaatttcagttcCAGCCACAAATCACACCCACAGGCTCATAACAGACAAAATAAGTATAAAACCAGCATTTTCCAGCAAACtttataccaaaatatccactcaactccaagaaattccatcgGTTAAGCTGGAAAGTGTTATGACAGTCATGCGATTTCCTACTCAAAACTCCAGCCATTAAAATTAGATTTTTCACCATGAATTTCACATGCAATTCCAGATAATGAATATACCACCACCACCCCCCAAAGCAAACACTCTACCTAGAAATGTGCTTCTCAGAAATGGAGAAGATGCTTGTCAGAGATGGGAATCGAATAGCCTAAAAACTAAATCTACCATGCAATGCAAGAACATGTCTACCATGCAATGCAAAATTAGACACAAAATACTGAAATTACCTCAAACTATGGCTTGAATCCCTAACTTCTCGGTTTCCCCAAGCTTCAAGATCTGAACTCCACCCACCACCCAAGCTTTGAAGCCCTAATTTCTGATTTGTTGCCACCAAGCCAACACAACAGTCGAATTAGGGATTTGCCTGGTGCGAGCTCAACCAAGTTACCCAAAT
Encoded proteins:
- the LOC113782179 gene encoding uncharacterized protein LOC113782179, encoding MARRGRKCKRAANGLRDEPIEQPPSCHETRQQPPLGTSHENVIEQVQGEAARAPQSAIQNSTLGIIHESGDQVTQQADGGKETTNDSSEVHQKTRGPTFMKEIWGRPKELPRIEIKLDDNGIPISEKTSFSEFLGSLARNGMYCPVDVETWLKMPRKLKMDMLEVIKERFALPMGLEAWTLRSIGKKWRSWKADLKANYFDPAVPNAEARFQKDIRVREEQWIKLWAYWKSEEAKSKQLGRPPTRVEIFNKFYTHADGTPSSTIVAENLEKLTELKNQLPSDSQDPVGRDDIFAQVVGQDKHGHVRLFSDGVNPTDLWEDIPSRNTYYRISVQQQSTLVRLEERLQRQDDEIASLKKMVLVQHGRGSPIDSPRHPSSSSNNVGNMVSLKSLFDPTKIVAKGYLRSLNPLDEVGGQALGPNWWKQLKNDGDFMVMTEDSQQNGKFGSYFYFFQLVRDESLLVCAQESLSSYCK